The DNA region GGCCAGGACGATCTTCTTGGCCGCGAGATACTTGAACAAGGAGCGCAGGGCCGAGAGCTTGCGCGCCATGGTGGACTTGGCCGTGCGCAGGCGGTGGAGCTCCGCCAGGTAGCCGCGGACGTGCATCTTGGTGACGGAGGCCGGATCGTCCAGACTGCCACGGCCGCCGTCCTTGAGAAAAGTATGAAACTGGAGGAGATCACGGCGGTACGCCGCGAGCGTGTGCTCGGAAAAGCCCTTCTCCGCCTCCAGATGCTTCAGGAAGCGCTCGACTGGCTCGGGCAGGCCGTCAGGTTCAGGTGGAGCGCTGGTCGATGACATACACGCTGCCGTCCTTTTCTTTGGCGATCTTTTTCAGTTGGCTGGCCACATACGCGGCGGCGCCGTAGTGTTTGATCTTGCCCCCATGGTTCATGACCACGGCGATGGACATGGTCATGAGCGGAAAGCGCTGCATCTCGCCCTGCCTGTTGGCGGAGACGATGCAGCCCTGCTCCCTGTCTTCAATGTCGTAGAAGTTTGGCAGGATGGGATCGAAGTTGGCGATGATCCGGCGGCAGGTTTCCTCGGCCCGGACCATGGGCACGATGCAGACGAAGTCGTCGCCGCCCACGTGGCCCACAAAGGAGTACTCGAGCCCCATGGAGCGGACGGTGTTAACGATGACGCGCGAGGTCATCATCAGAACCTCGTCACCGCGGATGAAGCCGTACTTGTCGTTGTAGGATTTGAAGTAATCCAGATCGCAGTACAGCAGGGCGAACTCCCGGCCGCGCGACACGAGATCCTGGATGTTCTGAATGATGGAGGTGTTGCCCGGCAGGTTGCTCAGGGGGTTGGCGTCCATGGAGCGCATGGAGCGGTTCAGGGTGATGGCGATGCGCGATGCCGTCACCTGGGGATCGAGCGGCTTCAGCAGGAAGTCGTCCGCCTCGATCTTGTTCCACAGGAGCCCGCCTTGCAGGGCGTTTCGCTCCAGGCAGAGCACCACAGGCAGCTTGCGGTAGACGTTCTCGCTCTTGATGATGTTGACGAAGCGCGCGCCAGTATCCTCCTCCAGGGTGTCGTCCACCACCAGAATGTCAGGTGGATCGGCAAACAGGTGCTCCATGGCGCTGATGGTGGAGGTATGCTGCTCCCAGGCCATGCGCTCCGGCGGCGCAATGCCGGAGAGAACCTCGACCACGCTGTTGTCCCGCGTGAGGAGCATGCCCCGGGCGAACGGGGTGAAGAGGCACCGGTCGCCATGGGCAGGCGAGTTTTCAAGCAAAAGAGACTGCTGCGACATCGATGAACTTCTCGCTAAGGGCGTCCATGGTGCGTTCGAGTTCTTTTTTGCCGAACTTGAGCAGCTTGAGCGCCTTGGGTTCCAGAGCAAGCACGGTGTCGTCGCCGCCGGAACCGTACTCGTACAGTCGCACCAGGAAATCGCCTATATGCACGACACACGCGGCGGCCGGATAATGCTGCGCTCGCAACGGCACATGGTGGCGGCTCATGCCGTCCTTGATCATGGGCGGCAGGTGCCAGTAATCGGCCAGCCAGGCGTTGATGCGCTCGTGGTCAAAGCCCAGAACGAGCTGCTCGGCCTCGCGGTAGGTCATGTCCTCATCGGCCACGTGCGCATCGATCTCCACTTTGAGCTCCGGCAGCTGCACAGCCAGGACCACCTTGCCGAGATCGTGCAGCAGCCCACAGACAGAGTACTCCTCCGGGTCCTTCAGGCCTACGACGCGCGCCACCTCCGCGCTGGCCAGGGCGCAGCCAACCGAGTGCTCCCAGAGTCCGGCCATTGAGGTGTTCATGGTATCGAACACGGAGGTGGAGATGATCACGCCCTTGATGACGTTGAAACCGAGTAGGACCAGGGCGTGGGAGATGGAGCCGATGCGGCCCGGAAAGCCGTAGATGGGGGAGTTGACCATCTTCAGAATCTTGGCCGAAAGGACCTGGTCGTGGGAGATGACCCGGGCGATCTGCTCCGTGGAGGAGTTGGGGTCCTCCACGAGGCGGCTGACCTCGGCCAGCGCATCGGGCAGCGTGGGCAGATCGTCGACCTGGAGAATCTTGTTCTTGTGGATGGTGCGGAGATCGTTCATGACGGCAGCTCCCCGCTTTCGCCGTCGGCGTCTTCGCCCTGTGAGGCGTTCGCCGCCTGCCGCACCTGGAAGTACTCGTCGAGATAGGACTTGAGCTTCATCATGAAGTCGTTGTCGGTGAGCTTCCGGAAGAGGCGGTCCAGATCCTCGGGCGAGCGGTTGAACTCGCTCAGAGTGCCATCCAGATCGACTGGATTGCCCTCCACAACGATGTGCTCGATCTTCATGGACTGGAGCCGCGTAATGAGAGAGGAGGTCAGCTCGGTGCCTTCGGCAAGCAGCACCATGCCGTCATCGCGTTGCACAGGCTTTGCCAGCACCATGGCCGGTGCGGCGTAACTCAATGGAATTCTTTGCATCTACGTCACCCGGGACATGTCATGTCCCTTTGCTATAGCGCATGCCGGGCCATTGCTTCACAAGGCCTTCCATTTCAAGAAGAAGCAGCACGCGACTCACCCGGCTGACGTCCCATTCCAGACGCTCAGCCAGTTCGTCTACGTGAACAACTGCTCCATCTTCCATTGTCGATAAAAGTGAAAGGCCGTCATCGCCCACAGATGCGGGCAGCGTCAAGGCTCTACTTAAGGTCTGCTTCAGATTCTCGCTCGATGAGTCTGGCGAAATAGTTTTCCTACCGTCTTGGTAGTACTTATCGGACGTTTTCTGTAAACCATTAGTGTCCGGAGGTCCACTTCTCCCTAAAGTCGGCTTCCCGCGCGCCTTGGCGCCGGTTTTCCGCGATTTTCCCTGCAGTCCTGCCTCCAGCAGCGGGCCCAGCTCGGCCACTATATCCCTGGCGCTGCGCACCGGAATGGCGCCGTCATCGATGAGCTCTGCACAGCCCTCGAAGCCCACAGCGTTTTCCGGCGGCGTCACGGCAAAGACCTCCCTGCCCTGCTCCAGCGCCTGCCGCGCCGTGATCAGCGCTCCGCTCTTCCGGCGCGCCTCCACCACGACAACGCCCAGGCCGAGCGCGCTGATGATGCGGTTGCGCACGGGAAAGTTCCCGGCCGCCGGGGCCACGCCCGGC from Oceanidesulfovibrio marinus includes:
- the dprA gene encoding DNA-processing protein DprA; this translates as MWASFALRHTAGLGVRTWRRLADRYGDPMGAVLAARRWVVDGVVSEKVAREFLSDSWRETARQEWDAVRDRGFALVLWTDPEYPQYLKEIAGPPLYLYRLGNPRLLQGPCVAVVGSRQVSDWGRAMAYDLGRDLSNAGVTVVSGMAKGVDRHAHLGAMTGIGASIAVLGTGPDRIYPPSNRDVFHTLTHGGLVITEFSPGVAPAAGNFPVRNRIISALGLGVVVVEARRKSGALITARQALEQGREVFAVTPPENAVGFEGCAELIDDGAIPVRSARDIVAELGPLLEAGLQGKSRKTGAKARGKPTLGRSGPPDTNGLQKTSDKYYQDGRKTISPDSSSENLKQTLSRALTLPASVGDDGLSLLSTMEDGAVVHVDELAERLEWDVSRVSRVLLLLEMEGLVKQWPGMRYSKGT
- a CDS encoding HDOD domain-containing protein, translated to MNDLRTIHKNKILQVDDLPTLPDALAEVSRLVEDPNSSTEQIARVISHDQVLSAKILKMVNSPIYGFPGRIGSISHALVLLGFNVIKGVIISTSVFDTMNTSMAGLWEHSVGCALASAEVARVVGLKDPEEYSVCGLLHDLGKVVLAVQLPELKVEIDAHVADEDMTYREAEQLVLGFDHERINAWLADYWHLPPMIKDGMSRHHVPLRAQHYPAAACVVHIGDFLVRLYEYGSGGDDTVLALEPKALKLLKFGKKELERTMDALSEKFIDVAAVSFA
- a CDS encoding GGDEF domain-containing protein yields the protein MSQQSLLLENSPAHGDRCLFTPFARGMLLTRDNSVVEVLSGIAPPERMAWEQHTSTISAMEHLFADPPDILVVDDTLEEDTGARFVNIIKSENVYRKLPVVLCLERNALQGGLLWNKIEADDFLLKPLDPQVTASRIAITLNRSMRSMDANPLSNLPGNTSIIQNIQDLVSRGREFALLYCDLDYFKSYNDKYGFIRGDEVLMMTSRVIVNTVRSMGLEYSFVGHVGGDDFVCIVPMVRAEETCRRIIANFDPILPNFYDIEDREQGCIVSANRQGEMQRFPLMTMSIAVVMNHGGKIKHYGAAAYVASQLKKIAKEKDGSVYVIDQRST